The following proteins are encoded in a genomic region of Coffea eugenioides isolate CCC68of chromosome 6, Ceug_1.0, whole genome shotgun sequence:
- the LOC113776155 gene encoding ethylene-responsive transcription factor ERF017: MVKPAAQKRSSSPPSTAATLERFKVAGDHSSSSIKYTGVRKRKWGKYVSEIRLPNSRERIWLGSYDTAEKAARAFDAALFCLRGKLAKFNFPDNPPEIVNGRSMTPAEIQVAAAQFANSEHRLIGEPARIDNLVSDNSSSSISSLELQAESPCPSVSDGVVQLESELPEIPLDNAFLDMFGIFPGFDDFFVPPMPTVDLDGEENFEGYFSQDSTLWNF; this comes from the coding sequence ATGGTGAAGCCCGCAGCCCAGAAACGATCTTCATCTCCACCCTCAACAGCAGCAACGTTAGAGAGATTTAAGGTTGCCGGTGATCACTCGAGTAGTAGCATTAAGTACACGGGTGTCCGAAAGCGCAAGTGGGGGAAATATGTTTCCGAAATTAGACTTCCCAACAGTCGGGAGAGAATCTGGTTGGGTTCCTACGATACGGCCGAGAAAGCGGCCCGGGCTTTCGACGCCGCGCTCTTTTGCTTGCGTGGCAAGTTGGCCAAGTTTAATTTCCCTGATAACCCGCCGGAGATTGTCAACGGAAGGTCAATGACTCCGGCGGAGATTCAGGTGGCCGCCGCCCAGTTTGCCAACTCCGAGCACCGTTTGATCGGGGAACCGGCCCGGATTGACAATTTGGTTTCGGATAATTCTTCCTCTTCCATTTCCTCACTTGAGCTCCAGGCGGAATCGCCCTGTCCTTCGGTGTCGGATGGGGTGGTCCAGTTGGAGAGTGAATTGCCCGAAATACCTCTGGACAACGCATTCTTGGACATGTTTGGAATATTCCCTGGGTTCGATGATTTTTTTGTGCCACCCATGCCTACCGTTGATCTGGATGGAGAAGAGAATTTTGAAGGATATTTTTCACAGGATTCAACTCTTTGGAACTTTTAA